In Candidatus Methanosphaera massiliense, the following are encoded in one genomic region:
- the thpR gene encoding RNA 2',3'-cyclic phosphodiesterase, with protein sequence MRAFLAIELDDYLKNKINDTQDILRKNKNAKIKYVENENLHLTLKFFGDINKRKQKQISKIINNTIENYEPYTLKLAKVGTFPNNNRPRVIWVGARDKNKNTIKLSKELDESFNKIGFKKEHDYVPHITIGRVKKVSDNTELTKTLKKLKNNYYGKLEVNKICLKSSQLTPNGPIYNTEEEYIL encoded by the coding sequence ATGCGTGCATTTTTAGCAATAGAATTAGATGATTATCTAAAAAACAAGATTAACGATACGCAAGATATTCTTAGAAAGAATAAAAATGCTAAAATCAAATACGTTGAAAATGAAAATCTTCATCTAACTCTTAAATTCTTCGGAGATATTAACAAAAGAAAACAAAAACAAATCTCTAAAATAATTAACAACACAATAGAAAACTATGAACCATATACTCTGAAGTTAGCTAAAGTAGGCACATTTCCAAACAATAACCGTCCAAGAGTAATATGGGTAGGTGCCAGAGATAAGAATAAAAACACTATAAAACTATCTAAAGAATTAGATGAATCATTTAACAAGATAGGATTTAAAAAAGAACATGATTATGTTCCTCATATTACCATAGGAAGAGTAAAGAAAGTATCTGACAATACAGAATTAACAAAAACACTAAAAAAACTAAAAAATAATTATTATGGTAAACTTGAAGTGAATAAAATCTGTCTTAAATCCAGCCAACTTACACCTAACGGTCCTATCTATAACACAGAAGAAGAATACATATTATGA
- the cca gene encoding CCA tRNA nucleotidyltransferase, translating to MIHIYDKILDTIKPTATERKKIIDFSDKLINIILEYANSKGVDIDCRLVGSMAKKTSLKNKADIDIFMTFPLSYSDDELKEYGLEFGQYCINKVHGKSEKRYASHPYITGLIDGYEIDFVPCYHIKDASQLKSAVDRTILHTDYVQKHLTDKEADEVLLLKKFMTSINTYGANYKVSGFSGYLCEILILKYHSFINVIKEAANNWHMKFHIDIEDYGTCDNYKDPLIAIDPVDANRNVAAALSMQKLSEFIVAARNYLANPSIEYFQDRTICTSDKDLINIFNTRGTHCYVLSFNVPDLPTDVIYPQVNKTMNSLEKVSKMYDFRLLEKGYYITKDNTANIILEYDVDTLSNVKIHHGPLIQDEKNSNSFKKKYPEAYIHNNKWIVLSNRKYVNVDDMIHDILKEENMSILKLGKNIKKEILDNYQLMKINEFIEKQDDMSELYLYLHPNYLLER from the coding sequence GTGATACATATTTACGATAAAATACTAGATACAATCAAACCAACTGCTACTGAAAGAAAAAAGATAATAGATTTCTCGGATAAGCTTATAAACATAATACTAGAATATGCTAATAGTAAAGGCGTAGATATTGATTGTAGACTTGTAGGTTCTATGGCTAAGAAAACATCACTTAAAAACAAAGCAGATATTGACATATTCATGACTTTTCCACTTAGTTACTCTGATGATGAGCTTAAAGAATATGGCCTTGAATTCGGACAGTATTGTATTAACAAGGTTCATGGTAAATCTGAGAAGAGATATGCATCACACCCTTATATCACAGGATTAATAGACGGCTATGAGATAGATTTTGTACCTTGCTATCATATAAAAGATGCAAGTCAACTAAAATCTGCTGTAGACCGTACCATACTACACACAGATTATGTTCAAAAACATCTTACAGACAAAGAAGCTGATGAAGTATTATTACTTAAGAAATTCATGACGTCAATAAACACGTATGGAGCAAACTATAAGGTAAGCGGATTTTCTGGTTATCTCTGTGAAATATTAATACTAAAATATCATTCATTTATCAATGTAATAAAGGAAGCTGCTAATAATTGGCATATGAAATTTCATATTGATATTGAAGATTATGGTACCTGTGATAACTATAAAGACCCCTTAATAGCAATTGATCCAGTAGATGCAAATAGAAATGTGGCTGCTGCACTATCTATGCAAAAATTATCAGAATTTATTGTAGCAGCACGTAATTACCTGGCTAATCCAAGTATAGAGTACTTCCAGGATAGAACCATATGCACATCAGACAAGGATTTAATAAACATATTCAATACTAGAGGTACACATTGCTATGTTTTATCATTTAATGTGCCCGACCTACCAACAGATGTTATTTATCCACAGGTAAATAAGACTATGAACTCATTGGAAAAGGTCTCAAAGATGTATGATTTCAGATTACTAGAAAAAGGATATTATATCACAAAAGATAATACGGCAAATATCATCCTAGAATATGATGTTGATACTCTAAGCAATGTTAAGATACATCATGGTCCACTAATCCAGGATGAGAAAAATAGTAATAGCTTTAAAAAGAAATATCCAGAAGCATATATTCATAACAATAAATGGATAGTATTAAGTAACCGTAAATATGTTAACGTGGATGATATGATACATGATATACTAAAAGAAGAGAACATGAGTATATTAAAACTTGGAAAAAATATAAAAAAGGAAATACTGGATAACTACCAGTTAATGAAAATTAACGAATTCATAGAAAAACAGGATGATATGTCAGAGTTATACCTGTATTTACATCCAAATTATCTATTAGAACGTTAA
- the cbiT gene encoding precorrin-6Y C5,15-methyltransferase (decarboxylating) subunit CbiT has product MYFEITPDDEFIKTKKVPGPTKEEIRALVISKVRLTDEDVVVDVGCGTGGLTLEFAKRAKKVYSIDMNPDAIETTRKNLEKFGLQNKVELIEDEGLKALDNIEDFTKLMIGGSGGNLQNIIETGYLKLPIGGRIIITSIVLETATDSVHMLKELGAKPEVVNITVSRGHLLDRGVMMKALNPITIVSAKKI; this is encoded by the coding sequence ATGTATTTCGAAATAACACCCGATGATGAATTCATCAAAACAAAAAAAGTACCAGGACCTACAAAGGAAGAAATAAGAGCACTTGTTATTAGTAAAGTACGATTAACCGATGAAGATGTTGTAGTTGATGTTGGATGTGGTACCGGCGGATTAACCCTAGAATTTGCAAAACGTGCCAAAAAAGTATACAGTATCGACATGAATCCTGATGCAATAGAAACTACCAGAAAAAATCTTGAGAAATTCGGACTTCAAAACAAAGTTGAATTAATAGAAGATGAAGGTCTAAAAGCATTAGATAATATAGAAGACTTTACTAAATTAATGATAGGGGGAAGTGGAGGTAATCTTCAGAACATTATCGAAACAGGATATCTTAAACTACCAATTGGTGGACGTATTATTATTACTTCAATAGTTCTAGAAACAGCAACTGACAGTGTTCACATGCTAAAAGAATTAGGTGCAAAGCCAGAGGTTGTTAACATAACAGTATCTCGAGGTCACCTATTAGACCGTGGAGTTATGATGAAAGCATTAAATCCAATAACTATTGTAAGTGCTAAAAAAATATAA
- a CDS encoding 3-dehydroquinate synthase II, with protein sequence MKFAWIRPNGTWNDRKDAIVDALESGFDHILDFDNTDTIKQLGNVSIISDKDDADIKLLGFNEKVTVADVKKEQNKGKQVAAYVEINNKEDEKLVSKLGTVADYVILKGKNWKVIPLENIIASLQDRSSKIIVDVPNYDEAKLALETMEHGSDGVLLSSNEGSEIRKLGTLIEKESKETYDLKAATVTKVEPVGIGDRVCVDTCSMMQVGEGMLIGSYATGLFLVHSETLESEYVASRPFRVNAGPVQAYVMTPGNKTRYLSELEAGDEVLTINTKGEASTAIVGRVKIEKRPLLLVEAEYEGIKIRTLLQNAETIRLVSDKQEPVSVAKLKVGDKILAFFSEGARHFGMAIEEQIIEK encoded by the coding sequence ATGAAATTTGCATGGATAAGACCAAATGGAACATGGAACGATAGAAAAGATGCAATAGTAGATGCATTAGAATCAGGATTTGATCATATCCTTGACTTTGACAACACCGATACAATAAAACAATTAGGAAACGTATCCATAATATCTGATAAAGATGATGCAGATATTAAACTACTAGGATTTAATGAAAAAGTAACAGTAGCCGATGTTAAAAAAGAACAAAACAAAGGAAAACAAGTAGCTGCATACGTCGAAATAAACAATAAAGAAGATGAAAAACTAGTATCCAAACTAGGAACAGTAGCAGATTATGTTATACTAAAAGGAAAAAATTGGAAAGTTATCCCTCTAGAAAACATCATAGCAAGCTTACAAGACCGTAGCAGCAAAATAATTGTAGACGTACCAAACTATGATGAAGCAAAACTAGCACTAGAAACAATGGAACATGGATCAGATGGAGTACTTCTATCATCAAATGAAGGAAGCGAAATAAGAAAATTAGGAACCCTAATAGAAAAAGAATCCAAAGAAACATATGACCTTAAAGCAGCAACAGTAACAAAAGTGGAACCAGTAGGAATTGGAGACCGTGTATGCGTAGACACCTGCTCCATGATGCAAGTAGGTGAGGGAATGCTAATAGGATCATATGCCACAGGATTATTCCTAGTTCACAGTGAAACACTAGAAAGTGAATATGTAGCTTCAAGACCATTTAGAGTAAATGCAGGACCTGTACAAGCATATGTGATGACACCCGGAAACAAAACAAGATATCTCTCCGAACTAGAAGCAGGAGATGAAGTTCTTACAATAAACACAAAAGGTGAAGCATCAACAGCAATAGTAGGACGTGTGAAAATAGAAAAACGTCCATTACTACTAGTAGAAGCTGAATATGAAGGAATAAAAATCAGAACACTTCTACAAAATGCTGAAACAATTAGATTAGTATCAGACAAACAAGAACCCGTATCTGTAGCTAAACTAAAAGTAGGCGACAAAATATTAGCATTCTTTAGTGAAGGAGCAAGACACTTTGGAATGGCAATAGAAGAACAAATTATTGAAAAATAA
- a CDS encoding UbiX family flavin prenyltransferase produces the protein MKIVVCITGASGVIYGIRLLEELKKKEIETHLVISNIAKDIIEYETDYSVKDVESIASFFYDEDDLSAIINSGSFKFDATIIIPASMKTVSAISNGYADNTINRVADVTLKERRKLIIVPRETPLRTIHLENMVNISREGGIILPPMPGFYHKPKTIDDQIDFIIGKIFDILDINNNLFTKWKQ, from the coding sequence ATGAAAATAGTAGTATGCATAACAGGTGCTAGTGGAGTAATCTATGGAATTAGATTACTAGAAGAATTAAAAAAGAAGGAAATTGAAACACATCTTGTGATATCCAACATAGCAAAGGACATCATAGAATATGAAACAGACTACTCCGTTAAGGATGTTGAATCTATAGCAAGCTTCTTTTATGATGAAGATGACCTTAGTGCTATAATTAATAGTGGTTCATTTAAATTTGATGCTACTATAATCATACCAGCAAGTATGAAAACTGTATCAGCAATAAGTAATGGTTATGCAGATAATACTATAAATCGTGTTGCTGATGTAACACTAAAAGAAAGAAGAAAACTTATCATTGTACCTCGTGAAACTCCCTTACGTACTATACATCTAGAAAATATGGTGAATATTAGTAGAGAAGGTGGAATAATCCTACCACCTATGCCTGGATTCTATCATAAACCTAAAACAATTGATGACCAGATTGATTTTATTATAGGAAAAATTTTCGATATACTTGATATTAATAATAATCTATTTACAAAATGGAAACAATAA
- the priS gene encoding DNA primase catalytic subunit PriS, translating to MEIELKPASKYERRIFYKEEWNVKDVPDFIIDSITSREFGFDHYGQGPNDRYKTFPDALRLKRFIKVKQPFAAYCSVAFYEKPKQRKGWQQSELVFDVDAKDIPIRTCDCKEGEVCDKCLNQAKDIVLMIKDVLNDDFGLNNINMVYSGRGYHVRVLDEEVMDASSDLRGQIVQYVIGAKEPDLTNNLGFNNLQHFIIPYGYPYNFTRWAKYTILHLTKDSELDNVNKKLLRDVLKERHFLEEDSWGLFRVNIGPIRYKRLISAVARVNMGITDTKVSIDLKRILRLPSTLHSKVSMKSTLIKNIETFDPFDDAVPQFVYDRK from the coding sequence ATGGAAATTGAACTTAAACCTGCATCAAAATATGAACGTAGAATATTCTATAAAGAGGAATGGAATGTTAAAGATGTTCCAGACTTTATAATTGATTCAATAACAAGTAGAGAATTTGGATTTGATCATTATGGTCAAGGACCAAATGATAGATATAAAACATTTCCAGATGCTCTAAGATTAAAACGTTTTATTAAAGTAAAACAACCATTTGCAGCATATTGTTCTGTTGCTTTTTATGAAAAACCAAAACAGAGAAAAGGATGGCAACAATCAGAACTAGTCTTTGATGTAGATGCAAAGGATATACCAATAAGAACATGTGACTGTAAAGAAGGAGAAGTATGTGATAAATGCTTAAATCAAGCAAAAGACATTGTTTTAATGATAAAAGATGTTCTTAATGATGATTTCGGGCTTAATAATATTAACATGGTGTACTCTGGAAGAGGATATCACGTGAGAGTGCTTGATGAGGAAGTGATGGATGCTTCCAGTGACCTTAGAGGACAAATTGTACAGTATGTTATAGGTGCAAAAGAGCCAGATTTAACAAATAATCTTGGATTTAATAACTTACAGCATTTCATCATACCTTATGGTTATCCATATAATTTCACAAGATGGGCAAAATACACAATACTTCATCTTACAAAGGATTCAGAACTAGATAATGTAAATAAAAAACTATTGCGTGATGTATTAAAGGAAAGACATTTCCTTGAAGAAGATTCATGGGGATTATTTAGGGTTAACATTGGTCCTATAAGATATAAAAGGTTAATAAGTGCTGTTGCCCGTGTAAATATGGGTATTACAGATACAAAAGTTTCCATTGACTTAAAACGTATATTACGTCTTCCATCTACATTACACTCTAAAGTAAGTATGAAATCAACACTTATTAAAAATATTGAAACTTTTGACCCATTTGATGATGCAGTACCTCAATTTGTATATGACCGTAAATAA
- the priL gene encoding DNA primase large subunit PriL gives MIKTSFINPFSSDAKEIVSKLGQIDKLDTQEANLINIINHTHGQILDRSAKIPETIKQLAIRKYEWYLYRKTDKFDEKRYEYLFNPDIYEYDVVSFYLLCQAVAIGYGPDSHETKQVIDMEKELINQRLEKIKIEPNDFQESFLRKTLNQLIDTNNTYWVNLKEVLEQGELDLNKLLLVNGRVIIEYEDFMEEYGNLIEHRDPRTMYEVTCGVELKSRLLKSLIMLHTKNYIKTVSEMSKRMVEPNPLMQDISQSLKEIQLKAQEARYGGKAGSIFADNQPVTYEMEAFPPCVRKCMRGIKSGGRNDAIVLFLTPFISYARLYPGIFSQEGTVKVSDVDPSLEITHNEVIPMIYDAAEACSPPLFKDQPQEKININSKLGFGMHEELKLESEGETQWYTPMSCEKIKLHMPSLCTPNVDCKKIGNPLTYYNRKRKLMKRDNKNNKGQVNNNGN, from the coding sequence ATGATAAAGACTTCATTTATAAATCCATTTAGCAGTGATGCTAAAGAAATTGTAAGTAAACTAGGACAAATTGATAAACTAGACACTCAAGAGGCTAATTTAATAAATATCATCAATCACACACATGGACAAATATTAGACCGTTCTGCAAAAATACCAGAAACAATAAAACAACTAGCAATACGTAAATATGAATGGTATCTTTACAGGAAAACAGATAAATTTGATGAAAAAAGATACGAATACCTTTTTAATCCGGATATCTATGAATATGATGTAGTATCATTTTATCTTTTATGTCAAGCAGTAGCAATAGGATACGGTCCGGATAGTCATGAGACAAAACAAGTAATAGACATGGAAAAAGAACTTATCAATCAAAGACTAGAAAAAATAAAGATAGAACCTAACGACTTCCAGGAAAGCTTCCTGAGAAAAACATTAAACCAACTAATAGATACAAACAACACATACTGGGTAAATCTAAAAGAAGTACTAGAACAAGGAGAATTAGATCTTAATAAACTATTATTAGTTAATGGTAGAGTAATAATAGAATACGAGGACTTCATGGAAGAATATGGAAACCTAATAGAACATAGAGACCCACGTACAATGTATGAAGTAACATGTGGAGTAGAACTTAAATCACGACTACTGAAAAGCTTAATAATGTTACATACAAAAAACTACATTAAAACAGTATCTGAAATGTCAAAAAGGATGGTTGAACCAAATCCATTAATGCAGGACATATCACAGAGCCTTAAAGAAATTCAACTTAAAGCACAGGAAGCAAGATATGGTGGTAAAGCAGGTTCAATCTTCGCAGATAATCAGCCAGTAACATATGAAATGGAAGCATTTCCACCATGTGTACGTAAATGTATGCGTGGAATAAAAAGTGGTGGACGTAATGATGCAATAGTACTATTTCTCACACCATTCATTTCATATGCAAGATTATATCCGGGAATATTCTCACAGGAAGGCACGGTTAAAGTATCTGATGTAGATCCGTCACTAGAAATAACACATAATGAAGTAATTCCTATGATTTATGATGCTGCAGAAGCTTGTAGTCCACCATTATTTAAAGACCAGCCTCAAGAAAAGATTAATATTAACTCTAAATTAGGCTTTGGAATGCATGAAGAATTAAAATTAGAGAGTGAGGGAGAAACACAATGGTATACTCCTATGAGTTGTGAAAAAATAAAATTACACATGCCAAGCTTATGTACGCCTAATGTAGACTGTAAAAAAATAGGAAATCCCCTCACATACTATAATCGTAAACGAAAACTAATGAAACGAGATAATAAAAATAACAAAGGGCAGGTGAATAATAATGGAAATTGA